One Alkaliphilus sp. B6464 genomic window carries:
- a CDS encoding ASCH domain-containing protein, translated as MCKRGGEDDTLESWRAGHINFFREEGNKLGYEFRNDMPVIFEDFEVVYQV; from the coding sequence ATTTGTAAGCGTGGGGGTGAAGATGATACATTGGAATCATGGCGTGCAGGACATATTAATTTCTTCAGGGAAGAAGGAAATAAACTTGGATATGAGTTTAGGAATGATATGCCAGTGATTTTTGAAGATTTTGAAGTAGTATATCAAGTATAG
- a CDS encoding lactate utilization protein — MDNSVLWYIEKQIDRTIDNLRKRNMKGFFVKNEIELIALLKELISENSVVGVGDSMTLFEAGVIDLLRSGNYIFLDKYKDGITSEEKKQIYIKNFSADTFLCSTNALTENGELYNIDGNGSRVAPMIYGPKQVILVTGINKIVKDIEEAEKRVRNYSAPIDAKRLGKNTPCTTLGYCVDCKSPNRICNDFTIIRGQFIKDRIKVIIVGKELGY, encoded by the coding sequence GTGGATAATAGTGTTTTGTGGTATATAGAAAAACAAATTGATAGAACAATAGATAATTTAAGAAAACGTAATATGAAAGGTTTCTTTGTAAAAAATGAGATTGAATTGATCGCACTGTTGAAAGAGCTTATTTCTGAAAACTCTGTAGTTGGTGTAGGAGATTCAATGACACTTTTTGAAGCAGGTGTAATAGATTTGCTTCGTAGTGGTAATTACATTTTTTTAGATAAATATAAAGATGGAATTACAAGCGAAGAAAAGAAACAAATTTATATTAAAAACTTTTCTGCTGATACTTTTCTTTGTAGTACAAATGCCTTAACTGAAAATGGTGAACTTTATAATATAGATGGTAACGGAAGTAGAGTTGCACCAATGATATATGGTCCTAAACAGGTTATTTTAGTAACTGGAATCAATAAGATTGTTAAGGATATAGAAGAAGCAGAAAAAAGGGTCAGAAATTACTCTGCTCCAATTGACGCAAAAAGATTAGGTAAAAACACTCCATGCACTACTTTGGGTTATTGTGTTGATTGTAAAAGCCCTAATCGAATTTGCAATGATTTTACAATTATTAGAGGACAGTTTATTAAGGATAGAATAAAGGTAATCATTGTAGGAAAAGAGTTAGGATATTAG
- a CDS encoding C45 family autoproteolytic acyltransferase/hydolase, translating to MYHSRWKGCHYEAGLRYGNMFYKNGVNPMSSISISNERKEFTVKCIPIYEKFYPEIVEEIKGMADGLKINYIDVASFIFTMYCFTFDNKCSCLAISNEGKIFFARNSDFIVSIEKLCDSAYYKLNNAYSFIGNTTAWTEMEDGINEHGLAVGLTFIYPIKIKPGLNAGMLVRYILEKCKTTDEAILVLKKLPIASPQTITLADKLGNIVVVECNCDKVIVLAPQQGKDYVFTTNHFVSEEMQEYQFNGVDDIYSHERYKTLVNAFSNTQERSIDFIKNILSGNMGFMCQYDRKKGIDTVWSSIYDLTDGTIFRVEGNPSRKLFNQDKRLVLKK from the coding sequence ATGTATCATTCAAGATGGAAAGGTTGTCACTATGAAGCAGGACTACGTTATGGCAATATGTTTTATAAAAATGGAGTAAATCCAATGAGTAGTATTTCAATAAGCAATGAAAGAAAAGAGTTTACGGTAAAATGTATTCCAATTTATGAGAAATTTTATCCAGAAATAGTTGAAGAAATAAAAGGAATGGCTGATGGACTAAAAATAAACTATATAGATGTCGCAAGTTTTATTTTTACTATGTATTGTTTTACATTCGATAATAAATGTTCATGTCTAGCTATTTCAAATGAAGGAAAAATATTCTTTGCTCGAAATAGTGACTTTATTGTGAGTATAGAAAAATTATGTGATAGTGCTTATTATAAACTTAATAATGCATATTCATTTATTGGAAATACAACTGCGTGGACAGAAATGGAAGATGGTATCAACGAACATGGACTAGCGGTTGGTTTAACTTTTATTTATCCTATAAAAATAAAACCTGGTCTTAATGCAGGGATGCTTGTTAGATATATTTTAGAGAAATGTAAAACAACAGATGAAGCAATATTGGTATTAAAAAAACTTCCGATTGCTTCACCTCAAACAATTACGCTAGCAGATAAGTTAGGTAATATTGTAGTTGTAGAATGTAATTGTGACAAAGTTATTGTCTTAGCTCCTCAACAAGGAAAAGATTATGTGTTTACAACAAATCATTTTGTATCTGAAGAAATGCAAGAATATCAATTTAATGGTGTTGACGATATATATTCTCATGAACGATATAAAACATTAGTAAATGCTTTTTCCAATACCCAAGAACGTTCGATAGATTTTATAAAAAATATTTTATCTGGGAATATGGGATTTATGTGTCAATATGATAGAAAAAAGGGAATTGATACAGTTTGGTCATCAATATATGATTTAACGGATGGTACAATTTTTAGAGTTGAAGGAAATCCTTCAAGAAAATTATTCAATCAGGATAAAAGGCTTGTGCTTAAAAAATAA
- a CDS encoding DUF998 domain-containing protein translates to MKQIKASFSLGMVSAVVYMTHVFLGQLLWHEYNPITTDISSLTADGAPHSNFLRVLTTIYGICFLVFVVSLLLHSIKHYHIITSVGYGIMSAMALSTTIGYSLFPLTADKAEMNFQNTMHILVTVVVVFTTIASLFTLALGYWKKEKQKNLGLFCLIFGILIFIFGATNPIGIALNLNILGLTERLVIFILQAFIFIWSFLYTFKIKIVS, encoded by the coding sequence GTGAAACAAATCAAAGCCAGTTTCTCGCTTGGGATGGTAAGTGCTGTCGTGTACATGACACACGTTTTTTTAGGTCAGCTTTTATGGCATGAATATAATCCAATCACCACTGATATTAGTTCTCTCACTGCCGATGGTGCGCCCCACTCAAATTTTCTACGTGTGTTAACTACTATTTATGGAATATGTTTTTTAGTTTTTGTAGTATCTTTACTGCTCCATTCTATAAAACACTACCACATAATTACTAGCGTAGGATATGGAATCATGTCAGCTATGGCACTTTCAACAACAATAGGATATAGTTTGTTTCCACTTACAGCAGACAAAGCAGAAATGAATTTTCAAAATACCATGCATATCCTTGTGACAGTAGTAGTTGTATTTACGACAATTGCTTCTTTGTTTACACTTGCTTTGGGTTATTGGAAAAAAGAAAAACAGAAAAACTTAGGTTTATTCTGTTTGATTTTTGGAATTCTAATATTCATATTTGGTGCAACAAATCCTATTGGAATAGCTCTAAATCTTAACATTTTAGGTCTTACCGAAAGACTTGTCATATTCATACTACAAGCCTTTATATTTATTTGGTCATTCTTATATACGTTCAAAATTAAAATAGTATCGTAG
- the ltrA gene encoding group II intron reverse transcriptase/maturase, whose protein sequence is MTKRLIQQQKLLKSDNDLRAMQDRFYEKSKNNENFKFHSLVEKAMSIPTIMTAIHNLKANKGSKTAGIDKYTIRKYLEQDYDKTISEVQQAFMNYKAQSVRRVWIPKVGKDEFRPLGIPTIIDRIVQECIRIVIEPICEGRFFEHSYGFRPMRNTHHALERLTSLVHKTGYHWIVEGDISKFFDKVNHQILIRELYNMGIADKRLLMIIKQMLKAGIMNETMVSELGTPQGGILSPLLANVYLNKFDRFIDNSWKKFKTRHQYCSDGSKLRQLRDTCKLKPAFLVRYADDWCLITDSYENAVKWKFAIEKWLRKHLKLELSKDKTLITNVRKKKISFLGFTFKVKKSGNARKGFVTHTEPDRVRIQLKRKELMKKAKELRSSRDINDLLNNINIYNSTIRGIINYYAPATHVFVELRKLTFNLHYASYKSLKRFGGKWIRASEVSNLKSIHENYDTKIPAVRYKDKWVGVTSTNFSKWIKTKLKNQIETPYSLEGRNLHHKITGKKPLKTRADELLSLTLSDLIAKGLTGIKYNFEYHLNRPYVFNVDKGKCRICRNDLHKDNVHIHHVRPYLLLDEINKVKNLATVCVSCHKMIHNNNDYSGVINTKQLRKLNEYREKLIILQIND, encoded by the coding sequence ATGACAAAACGGTTGATACAACAACAAAAACTACTGAAATCGGACAACGATCTGAGGGCAATGCAAGATCGCTTTTATGAAAAATCCAAGAATAATGAAAACTTTAAATTTCACTCATTAGTCGAAAAGGCAATGTCAATTCCAACGATTATGACTGCGATTCATAATCTTAAAGCTAACAAAGGAAGTAAAACAGCAGGAATTGATAAATATACTATCAGAAAATATCTTGAACAGGATTATGATAAAACAATATCGGAAGTACAACAAGCTTTCATGAACTACAAGGCACAAAGTGTAAGGCGAGTATGGATTCCAAAGGTAGGCAAAGATGAATTCAGACCGTTAGGAATTCCAACTATCATAGACCGAATTGTTCAAGAATGTATACGAATAGTGATAGAGCCAATATGTGAGGGAAGGTTTTTCGAACATAGTTATGGATTCAGACCTATGAGAAATACGCACCACGCATTGGAAAGACTAACAAGTCTGGTGCATAAAACAGGATACCATTGGATTGTCGAAGGGGATATATCAAAGTTCTTCGATAAGGTAAATCATCAAATTTTAATTAGAGAACTATACAACATGGGAATCGCTGATAAGAGACTATTGATGATAATTAAACAAATGCTTAAAGCAGGAATAATGAATGAAACAATGGTTAGTGAACTTGGCACACCACAAGGTGGGATATTATCTCCCCTACTAGCAAATGTTTACTTAAATAAATTTGATAGATTCATTGATAATAGCTGGAAAAAGTTCAAAACTAGACATCAGTATTGTTCAGACGGAAGTAAATTACGTCAGCTAAGAGATACTTGCAAACTAAAACCTGCATTTTTGGTGAGGTATGCCGATGACTGGTGTTTAATAACTGACAGTTATGAAAATGCAGTTAAGTGGAAATTTGCTATCGAAAAGTGGCTAAGAAAGCACCTTAAATTAGAGCTGTCTAAGGACAAAACTCTCATAACAAATGTTAGGAAAAAGAAAATATCATTTCTTGGATTTACATTCAAAGTTAAAAAGAGCGGAAATGCACGAAAGGGATTTGTAACTCATACTGAACCCGATAGGGTAAGAATTCAACTCAAGAGAAAAGAATTAATGAAAAAGGCAAAAGAGTTACGAAGTAGTAGAGATATAAACGACCTATTGAATAATATCAACATATACAACAGTACAATACGTGGAATAATCAACTACTACGCACCTGCCACACACGTATTCGTGGAGCTTAGAAAATTAACCTTTAACCTACATTATGCTTCATACAAATCGCTAAAGAGATTCGGAGGTAAATGGATTAGAGCTAGTGAAGTGTCTAACTTAAAATCGATACACGAAAATTATGATACAAAAATCCCTGCTGTTCGATATAAAGACAAATGGGTAGGGGTAACATCAACGAATTTTAGTAAATGGATTAAAACTAAATTGAAAAATCAAATTGAAACCCCCTATAGTCTTGAAGGTAGAAATCTTCATCACAAAATAACAGGGAAAAAGCCCCTTAAAACAAGGGCTGACGAATTACTTTCACTAACATTATCCGATTTAATAGCAAAAGGTTTAACAGGAATAAAGTATAACTTTGAGTATCACCTAAATAGACCCTATGTATTTAATGTAGACAAAGGTAAGTGTAGAATATGTAGAAATGACCTACACAAAGATAATGTACACATACATCATGTTAGACCGTACTTGCTACTTGACGAAATTAACAAAGTCAAAAATTTAGCTACAGTATGTGTATCTTGTCACAAGATGATTCACAATAACAATGACTATTCAGGAGTCATTAATACAAAACAACTCAGAAAGCTTAACGAATATAGGGAAAAATTAATTATATTACAAATAAATGATTAG
- a CDS encoding CPBP family intramembrane glutamic endopeptidase has product MKNTQEINLKALNRDLIFIIFGYVCLYFYKMHEPSYSSPMLMSGAVAILLIIIHIFSTSEKENKNIYENRKAIIPFIAIYVLLLTVIFTFNTLLKLNNLTVHNFDRSYIILLEVCISLAIFICHIFKIGLKNFNWNMSIKFFTLVIILCIVYGLILNYNRIFDYTSYTRNIFNIAFILDFIIKTIRMSLYPGFFEEVLFRGFLISGLKGFGLSDDRCNVFQAIIFGVGHVMSWGMPSWIFLLAMTWQSMLGYVLGKLYFKTNSLLPCILFHGFLNAI; this is encoded by the coding sequence ATGAAGAATACCCAAGAAATAAATTTAAAAGCTTTAAATCGTGATCTAATATTTATTATATTTGGATATGTTTGTTTATATTTTTATAAGATGCATGAGCCAAGTTATAGTAGCCCTATGTTGATGTCAGGTGCTGTAGCTATTTTACTTATTATAATTCATATATTTTCTACAAGTGAGAAAGAAAATAAAAATATATATGAAAATAGAAAAGCAATTATTCCGTTTATTGCCATATATGTACTTTTGCTTACTGTAATTTTTACCTTTAATACTTTATTAAAATTAAACAATTTAACTGTACATAATTTTGATAGGAGCTATATTATACTCTTGGAAGTATGTATTTCATTAGCAATATTTATTTGTCATATTTTTAAGATAGGTCTTAAAAACTTTAATTGGAACATGTCAATTAAATTCTTTACTTTAGTAATTATATTATGCATAGTTTATGGTCTTATCTTGAATTATAATAGAATTTTTGATTACACAAGTTATACTAGAAATATCTTTAATATTGCTTTTATATTGGACTTTATCATTAAAACAATCAGAATGTCACTATATCCTGGTTTTTTTGAAGAAGTTTTATTTAGAGGTTTTTTAATTTCAGGACTAAAAGGATTTGGATTAAGTGATGATCGCTGTAATGTTTTTCAAGCTATAATTTTTGGGGTTGGCCATGTAATGAGTTGGGGAATGCCATCTTGGATATTTTTATTAGCCATGACTTGGCAATCAATGTTAGGTTACGTATTAGGAAAGCTATATTTTAAGACTAATTCTTTATTACCATGTATTTTATTTCATGGATTTTTAAATGCAATATAA
- a CDS encoding GNAT family N-acetyltransferase, with amino-acid sequence MDIKIRRISIEDLDAVAEVEARCFPEEEAATKVSFEQRIKTFPESFFVAEIEGEIIGFINGCIINETAIYDELFNDATLHVPDGDYQTIFGLDVIPEYRNQGIAAQLMNHMIEASRLEGRKGVILTCKEKLIHYYTKFGYVNKGISKSAHGGSKWYDMILVF; translated from the coding sequence ATGGATATTAAAATTAGAAGAATATCTATAGAAGACTTAGATGCGGTAGCAGAAGTGGAAGCAAGATGCTTTCCAGAGGAAGAGGCTGCTACGAAGGTATCATTCGAACAACGAATTAAGACATTTCCAGAAAGTTTTTTTGTAGCAGAAATTGAAGGAGAAATAATTGGGTTTATCAATGGGTGCATAATCAATGAAACTGCTATCTATGATGAACTATTTAATGATGCTACACTACATGTTCCAGATGGAGATTACCAGACTATTTTTGGACTTGATGTTATACCAGAGTATCGTAATCAAGGAATTGCTGCACAATTAATGAATCATATGATAGAAGCATCAAGATTAGAGGGGCGCAAAGGCGTTATTCTAACGTGTAAAGAGAAACTTATTCATTATTATACAAAGTTTGGGTACGTAAATAAAGGTATATCTAAGTCAGCACATGGCGGGTCTAAATGGTATGATATGATTTTAGTGTTTTAA
- a CDS encoding AraC family transcriptional regulator, translated as MNIMIEKMPTYRIAYIRKSGPYGTNNVQTMEELKEWAKFNHLFNDESIILGIAQDNPETTKPENCRYDTCIVVSNDYSVTDGYVREGNIVGGKYAIFKINHTAEAVQKAWIDIFPELSRQGYQFDETRPIIERYIVQMVNNHHCEICVPIY; from the coding sequence ATGAATATTATGATTGAGAAGATGCCAACATATCGAATTGCTTACATAAGGAAGAGTGGCCCTTATGGAACTAACAATGTACAAACAATGGAAGAATTAAAAGAATGGGCAAAATTTAACCATTTATTTAACGATGAATCCATAATTCTTGGAATTGCTCAGGATAATCCTGAAACTACTAAACCTGAAAACTGTCGTTATGATACTTGTATTGTTGTTTCAAACGACTATTCAGTAACTGACGGCTATGTAAGAGAAGGTAATATTGTTGGAGGAAAATATGCTATTTTTAAAATTAATCATACAGCAGAAGCAGTTCAGAAAGCATGGATTGATATTTTTCCAGAATTATCAAGGCAAGGATATCAATTTGATGAAACAAGACCAATCATCGAAAGGTATATAGTCCAAATGGTTAATAATCATCATTGCGAAATTTGTGTACCCATATATTAA
- a CDS encoding GNAT family N-acetyltransferase: MKRVEEKSNLIVLRNTREDDLDFVVNSEQEPVNAKYVSQWTREQHRNALYEEDILHLIVEDRTSQKPAGYVIIAGVTNLNRNIEFMRVVISSKGKGFGRETLKLVKKITFENLNAHRLWLDVRYKNQIAQNLYKSEGFIEEGILRECILYDGNYESLIVMSILKNEYIGNLDS; the protein is encoded by the coding sequence ATGAAACGAGTTGAAGAAAAGTCTAATTTAATAGTTTTAAGAAATACGCGAGAAGATGATTTGGATTTTGTAGTAAATTCTGAACAAGAACCTGTCAATGCTAAATATGTAAGTCAATGGACAAGAGAACAACATAGGAATGCCCTATACGAGGAAGATATTTTGCATTTAATTGTTGAAGATAGAACAAGCCAAAAGCCTGCTGGATATGTAATTATAGCAGGTGTAACGAATCTAAATAGAAATATTGAGTTTATGAGAGTTGTAATATCAAGCAAAGGTAAGGGTTTCGGAAGAGAAACTCTAAAATTAGTAAAGAAAATTACCTTTGAAAATTTAAATGCACATAGGCTGTGGCTTGATGTTAGATATAAAAATCAAATAGCGCAAAACCTTTATAAATCTGAGGGATTTATTGAAGAGGGTATCTTAAGAGAATGTATTTTGTATGATGGGAACTACGAATCTTTAATTGTGATGTCTATCTTAAAAAATGAGTATATTGGCAATCTTGATTCATAA
- a CDS encoding Rid family detoxifying hydrolase, with protein MSKKQVISTNESMKPTGPYSQGVVYDSLVFVAGQTGINPSTGQLVEGGIEAETRQTLANVKAILESGGSSLDKVLKVNVYLKDINDFDTVNNIYKEYFTEEYPIRTCLQVVAMPKGACIEIEAIAHK; from the coding sequence ATGTCAAAAAAACAAGTTATATCCACTAACGAATCTATGAAACCTACAGGTCCTTATTCTCAAGGTGTTGTATATGATTCTTTAGTTTTTGTGGCAGGTCAAACAGGGATTAATCCTTCAACAGGTCAGCTTGTAGAAGGAGGTATAGAAGCCGAAACTAGACAGACTTTGGCTAATGTAAAAGCCATTCTAGAATCTGGAGGCAGTTCATTGGATAAAGTACTTAAAGTTAATGTTTATTTAAAAGATATTAATGATTTTGATACAGTTAATAATATTTACAAAGAGTATTTTACAGAAGAATATCCAATTCGCACATGTCTTCAAGTTGTAGCAATGCCTAAAGGAGCTTGTATTGAAATTGAAGCAATTGCTCATAAATAG
- a CDS encoding GNAT family N-acetyltransferase: MSVEEKYHGKGYGRAILNHLIETVFQNYNIE, from the coding sequence ATTTCGGTTGAAGAAAAATATCATGGAAAAGGATACGGGAGAGCTATATTGAATCATTTAATAGAAACTGTTTTTCAAAATTACAACATTGAATAG
- a CDS encoding RNA polymerase sigma factor, with the protein MEKLYIKYYRELYLYAFSLCKNHHLAQDLTSDTFFKAYLALDDDVEYFKYWIFRVCKNLYFDFIRKEKKYSSENELENILISEESSLDKIIETNENRRLYNLILDLPESYREILILYYYCEFSLKEISISKDMTEGAAKTMLFRARRKLKNALEGQK; encoded by the coding sequence ATGGAAAAATTATATATTAAATACTATAGAGAACTTTATTTATATGCATTTTCACTGTGTAAGAACCATCATTTAGCACAGGATTTGACTAGTGACACTTTTTTCAAAGCTTATTTAGCTCTTGATGATGATGTAGAATACTTTAAGTATTGGATTTTTAGAGTTTGTAAAAATTTATATTTTGATTTTATTAGAAAAGAAAAAAAGTACAGCAGTGAAAATGAATTAGAAAATATTTTGATTAGCGAAGAAAGTTCATTAGATAAGATCATTGAGACAAATGAAAATAGAAGGCTGTACAATTTAATTCTAGATCTTCCTGAGTCCTATAGAGAAATTCTAATCCTTTATTATTATTGTGAGTTTTCACTTAAGGAAATAAGTATATCAAAAGATATGACAGAGGGAGCTGCAAAAACAATGCTCTTTAGGGCCAGAAGAAAGCTAAAAAATGCATTGGAGGGACAAAAATGA
- a CDS encoding 2'-5' RNA ligase family protein: MKACFALLVDNEIHNYSRKLAFDFDIKYNTGFISARLPQHITLGPVFDVKNLEEVEKYFHYLAESVKPFEVLIKDIELKIFGDAEVGFPVLWMAIEEGKELRELHNEIYKYIAENSWDTDNNEKYYFHSTIALGEQPASVYKEIFKSIPDKEINHNCIVNEIALFCTTDSESKKGTYITYKILKLKNS; this comes from the coding sequence ATGAAGGCATGTTTTGCTTTACTTGTTGATAACGAGATACACAACTATTCAAGAAAATTAGCATTTGATTTCGATATAAAATATAATACTGGTTTTATATCTGCTAGGCTTCCTCAACATATTACTTTAGGTCCAGTATTTGATGTTAAGAATCTTGAAGAAGTTGAGAAGTACTTTCATTATTTGGCAGAAAGCGTAAAACCATTTGAAGTTTTAATTAAAGATATCGAGTTAAAGATATTTGGTGACGCTGAGGTAGGTTTCCCTGTTTTATGGATGGCTATTGAAGAAGGTAAAGAATTAAGAGAGTTGCATAATGAAATTTATAAATATATTGCTGAAAATTCATGGGATACAGATAATAATGAAAAATACTACTTCCATTCAACAATAGCATTGGGTGAACAGCCTGCAAGTGTATATAAAGAAATATTCAAGAGCATTCCTGATAAAGAAATTAATCATAATTGTATTGTAAACGAGATAGCACTATTTTGTACTACAGATAGTGAAAGTAAAAAAGGAACCTATATTACTTACAAAATACTAAAATTAAAAAATAGCTAA
- a CDS encoding GNAT family N-acetyltransferase, translating to MENLLLKTRTVEHVKIFWEKSQDKELERLFPFNRVALGDAIKLYEESLKPGARSFGKIIDIDGRYIGDVWCYGIDEANEKQAFVSIVIFDKKYWGKEIGKHALAQFCHLVFEKYAISKLCAFTYKSNKKSIGMLESVGFKKIEDFEEDGVISCYYELLRL from the coding sequence TTGGAAAATCTATTATTGAAAACACGTACAGTTGAACATGTAAAAATCTTTTGGGAAAAGTCCCAGGATAAAGAGTTAGAGAGGTTATTTCCATTTAATAGAGTTGCATTAGGGGATGCAATTAAATTATATGAGGAATCATTAAAACCTGGAGCAAGGAGCTTCGGTAAGATTATAGATATAGACGGTAGATATATAGGAGATGTTTGGTGCTATGGGATAGATGAAGCTAATGAAAAGCAGGCATTCGTAAGTATAGTCATATTTGATAAAAAATACTGGGGTAAGGAAATTGGCAAGCATGCGTTAGCACAATTCTGCCATCTTGTATTTGAAAAATATGCTATCAGTAAGTTATGTGCTTTTACTTATAAATCTAATAAAAAATCCATAGGTATGCTCGAAAGTGTAGGGTTTAAGAAGATTGAGGACTTCGAAGAAGATGGTGTGATTTCTTGTTATTATGAATTATTAAGGCTGTGA
- a CDS encoding putative holin-like toxin has protein sequence MDTYQAISLMMMFGMLLISLISLIVSLVKDNNKGKK, from the coding sequence ATGGATACATATCAAGCTATATCTTTAATGATGATGTTTGGCATGCTATTGATATCGCTAATCTCCTTAATTGTTAGCCTAGTAAAGGACAACAACAAAGGAAAAAAATAA
- a CDS encoding GNAT family N-acetyltransferase — translation MYIDYLYNHPEHINTVANWIYSEFVVKASGTLSLDKVLEYLANTKLTSFPITLIAVIDGECAGTVSIFENDLKTQRDLTPWLASLYVNPYYRGKGIARELINKVQQVVKELGFNELYLRTEHTSEYYRGLGWEFVYKTHDERGQETEVFKIFINN, via the coding sequence GTGTATATAGACTATTTATATAATCATCCCGAACATATTAATACCGTGGCAAATTGGATTTATAGTGAGTTTGTTGTGAAAGCAAGCGGTACTTTAAGTTTAGATAAAGTTCTTGAGTATCTTGCAAATACAAAATTAACGTCTTTTCCAATTACACTTATTGCAGTGATAGATGGTGAGTGTGCGGGGACAGTTTCTATATTTGAAAATGATTTAAAAACTCAAAGGGATTTAACTCCTTGGTTAGCTTCATTGTATGTAAATCCATATTATAGAGGCAAAGGGATAGCAAGGGAGTTAATTAATAAAGTTCAGCAAGTTGTAAAAGAGTTGGGGTTTAACGAACTATATTTAAGAACAGAGCATACTTCTGAATATTACAGAGGATTAGGTTGGGAGTTTGTTTATAAAACACATGATGAAAGAGGACAGGAAACCGAGGTTTTTAAGATATTTATAAATAATTAG
- a CDS encoding helix-turn-helix transcriptional regulator: MSLGKKLLYLRKQAGLSQEDVAEKLGVSRQTVSKWETDQTSLVLK; the protein is encoded by the coding sequence ATGTCATTAGGCAAAAAATTATTATATTTGCGTAAACAGGCAGGTTTATCGCAGGAAGATGTTGCTGAAAAATTAGGTGTATCTCGACAAACAGTAAGTAAATGGGAAACAGATCAAACCTCACTAGTATTGAAATGA
- a CDS encoding histidine phosphatase family protein yields the protein MAKVFFVRHAKPDFSIKDDLIRPLTEEGTNDCKKVTEFLLNKNITKIFSSPYKRAVDTIKDFAETLDLKINIIDDFRERKVDSAWIEDFDKFAKEQWDNSDYKLSDGESLNEVQKRNIAALRYVLKEHKNENIVIGTHGTALSTIINYYDKNFNYNEFERIKNFMPFIVCINFDGENAIKIEEFRMK from the coding sequence ATGGCAAAAGTATTTTTTGTGCGTCATGCAAAACCAGATTTTTCAATAAAGGATGATTTAATACGTCCACTTACTGAAGAAGGAACAAATGATTGTAAAAAGGTAACAGAGTTCTTATTAAATAAAAATATTACTAAGATCTTTTCGAGCCCATACAAAAGAGCTGTTGACACTATAAAAGATTTTGCAGAAACATTAGATTTGAAGATTAATATTATTGATGATTTTAGAGAAAGAAAAGTAGATAGTGCATGGATAGAAGACTTTGATAAATTTGCAAAAGAACAATGGGATAATTCTGATTATAAATTATCTGACGGAGAAAGTTTAAATGAGGTCCAAAAGAGGAATATAGCAGCCCTACGGTATGTATTAAAAGAACATAAAAATGAAAACATCGTCATAGGTACTCATGGTACAGCATTAAGTACAATTATAAATTATTACGATAAAAATTTTAATTACAATGAATTTGAGAGAATCAAGAACTTTATGCCTTTTATTGTGTGTATTAATTTTGATGGAGAAAATGCAATAAAAATAGAAGAATTTAGGATGAAATAA